A genomic window from Pungitius pungitius chromosome 12, fPunPun2.1, whole genome shotgun sequence includes:
- the ddx5 gene encoding probable ATP-dependent RNA helicase DDX5 isoform X1 has translation MPGYSDRDRGRDRDRGYGGSGGPPRFGGNRGGGGGGGGGGKFGNPGERLRKKIWNLDELPKFEKNFYQQHPDVARRSPQDVENYRRAKVITFKGRDCPNPIAKFHEAAFPSYVMDVINKLNWTEPTPIQAQGWPLALSGKDMVGIAQTGSGKTLSYLLPAIVHINHQPFLERGDGPICLVLAPTRELAQQVQQVAAEYGRASRLKSTCIYGGAPKGPQIRDLERGVEICIATPGRLIDFLEAGKTNLRRCTYLVLDEADRMLDMGFEPQIRKIVDQIRPDRQTLMWSATWPKEVRQLAEDFLKEYVQINVGALQLSANHNILQIVDVCNDGEKENKLIRLLEEIMSEKENKTIIFVETKRRCDDLTRRMRRDGWPAMGIHGDKSQQERDWVLNEFKYGKAPILIATDVASRGLDVEDVKFVINFDYPNNSEDYIHRIGRTARSQKTGTAYTFFTPNNMRQASDLISVLREANQAINPKLLQMAEDRGGRSRGGRGGDYRDDRRDRYSGRRDFGGFRDRDNGRGFENGPNKAFGTNSQNGGYGGSSSSSGNGFSGGSYNGNGQSTFNAPAAAFGGQSFQAPPQTAASHPPFPFPPAPAPQQHPPPLVPYPMPPQFSQ, from the exons ATGCCTGGCTATTCCGACAGAGACCGCGGCAGGGATAGAGATAGAGG CTATGGTGGCAGCGGCGGACCCCCCCGCTTTGGAGGGAACCGaggtggcggtggaggaggtggaggaggaggaaagttcGGCAATCCCGGCGAACGGCTGCGTAAGAAAATATGGAACCTCGACGAGCTCCCAAAGTTTGAGAAAAACTTTTACCAACAGCATCCAGATGTTGCCCGCAGGTCTCCG CAAGACGTTGAAAATTATAGGAGGGCTAAAGTAATCACATTTAAGGGAAGAGACTGTCCAAATCCGATTGCCAAATTCCACGAGGCCGCCTTTCCAT CTTATGTGATGGATGTGATCAACAAATTGAACTGGACTGAACCAACACCCATTCAGGCTCAAGGCTGGCCCCTAGCCCTTAGTGGGAAAGATATGGTCGGCATTGCACAGACCGGTTCAGGAAAGACACTTTCC TATTTGTTGCCTGCAATTGTGCACATCAACCACCAGCCTTTCCTGGAACGTGGAGATGGCCCCATC TGCTTAGTGTTGGCGCCAACCCGTGAGCTGGCACAGCAGGtgcaacaggtggctgcagagTATGGCAGAGCTTCTCGGCTGAAGTCTACCTGCATCTACGGTGGAGCACCCAAGGGACCACAGATTCGTGACCTGGAAAGGG GTGTGGAGATCTGCATTGCCACTCCAGGAAGGCTCATCGACTTCCTTGAGGCCGGAAAAACGAACCTCCGTCGGTGCACTTACCTTGTGCTGGATGAGGCAGACAGAATGCTCGACATGGGCTTTGAGCCTCAGATCCGGAAAATCGTGGATCAAATCAGG CCTGACCGCCAGACTCTGATGTGGAGTGCCACTTGGCCCAAAGAGGTGCGTCAGCTGGCAGAGGACTTCCTGAAGGAGTACGTCCAGATAAATGTTGGGGCCCTGCAGCTCAGTGCCAACCACAACATTCTGCAGATTGTAGACGTCTGTAATGATGGCGAGAAAGAGAACAA actCATCCGTCTGCTTGAGGAAATCATGAGTGAGAAGGAGAACAAGACGATCATCTTTGTAGAGACGAAGAGGCGCTGTGATGATCTCACCAGGAGGATGAGAAGGGATGG GTGGCCTGCTATGGGAATCCATGGAGATAAAAGCCAACAGGAAAGAGACTGGGTTCTCAATG AGTTCAAATATGGAAAAGCTCCAATACTCATTGCTACAGATGTTGCCTCCAGAGGTCTAG ATGTTGAAGATGTGAAATTTGTCATCAACTTTGACTACCCGAACAACTCTGAGGACTATATCCACCGCATTGGCCGAACAGCTCGTAGCCAAAAGACAGGCACAGCTTACACCTTCTTCACTCCGAACAACATGAGGCAGGCCAGCGACCTCATCTCTGTGCTCCGCGAGGCCAACCAGGCGATCAACCCTAAGCTCCTCCAAATGGCGGAAGACAGAGGAG GTCGTTCAAGGGGCGGCAGAGGTGGTGATTATAGAGATGACCGTCGGGATAGGTATTCTGGAAGGCGTGATTTTGGTGGTTTTAGGGACCGGGATAATGGCAGAGGGTTTGAAAACGGACCAAATAAGGCCTTTGGCACAAATTCGCAGAACGGAGGCTatgggggcagcagcagcagcagtggaaaCGGCTTCAGTGGAGGCAGCTACAATGGTAATGGACAGTCAACCTTTAACGCCCCAGCTGCAGCCTTCGGAGGCCAGAGTTTCCAGGCCCCGCCACAGACTGCTGCGAGTCATCCCCCATTCCCCTTCCCCCCGGCACCGGCTCCGCAGCAGCATCCTCCACCGCTGGTGCCGTACCCCATGCCTCCTCAGTTCTCTCAGTAA
- the LOC119220452 gene encoding serotonin N-acetyltransferase-like — MSVVGSQPFMKPMQATPSISPGMQRRHTLPASEVRPLNTQDAICVFEIEREAFISVSGECPLHLDEVRHFLTLCPELSMGWFEEGRLVAFIIGSLWDKDRLTEDALILHKPRGSTVHIHILAVHRTFRQQGKGPILMWRYLQYLRCLPNVRRAVLMCEDFLIPFYHKSGFKVLGRCAITVANLTFTEMWYPISGHAYMRRNSEAIRFPQHPLTLPLAKSDGRVDI; from the exons ATGTCGGTCGTGGGCTCGCAGCCTTTCATGAAACCAATGCAGGCTACACCTTCGATTTCCCCCGGCATGCAAAGGAGACACACGCTTCCCGCAAGCGAAGTCCGACCGCTCAACACGCAGGATGCCATTTGCGTCTTCGAGATCGAGCGGGAAG CATTTATCTCAGTGTCAGGTGAGTGTCCCCTGCACCTGGACGAGGTGCGTCACTTCCTCACGCTGTGTCCAGAGCTGTCCATGGGCTGGTTCGAGGAGGGCCGGCTGGTGGCGTTTATCATCGGCTCTCTGTGGGACAAGGACAGACTCACTGAA GACGCGCTGATCCTGCACAAGCCGCGCGGCTCCACCGTCCACATCCACATCCTCGCGGTGCACCGCACCTTCCGGCAGCAGGGCAAAGGGCCCATTCTCATGTGGCGCTACCTGCAGTATCTCCGCTGTCTGCCCAACGTGCGCCGCGCAGTGCTCATGTGCGAGGACTTCCTCATTCCCTTCTACCACAAGTCGGGCTTCAAGGTGCTGGGGCGCTGCGCCATCACCGTGGCCAACCTGACCTTCACGGAGATGTGGTACCCGATCAGCGGCCACGCGTACATGCGGCGCAACAGCGAGGCGATCCGTTTCCCTCAGCATCCGTTGACTCTGCCACTGGCGAAGAGCGATGGACGCGTCGATATATGA
- the evplb gene encoding envoplakin gives MTSNSPMKISKSQATDLAVVVARMQKNADQVEKNILQSEKLLAVDTERDGKKQTLVHQKENAENLAQAEGLLKDLFMDVDKAKRLQHPQVAEIERDVKNLHDRWVKDCGVYRELYAQVPVLDTKPKIDWGPLLEDKLKRLKADRYGPSLTDVEKQIAAHNILHQEIEAYSAQLQPSTTSSKEQYDALKKKHAELYESSRLRRSDLASLYEYLQSCSKELVYLSGQQDRIIQRDWTDRMVDPPGVRMEYEKFKNNGLLAHETEINKLQGEGDRLVGNKHPGSSTIMAHRDAVQNEWQSFLNLCLAQETHLDNVGEYKKFQLEAETLSESLERLNSAMHPKSLGGKSNPHVLMALEGDEPAIKRNEQRLAALRELSSNVVPLKLRRMKPTKTTTAVALCDWADEEDTVRRGEELSLKSNSDNKNWELQSSSGKTRTLPGACFMVPPPDAEALEKVNSLDRALTDLKKRRSALMAALKNSTVEVDRPQNVAAVQSVPDSPRAAELASDLDKLNKALEQSEKEVLTRLRAPLDNQNPAQDLANRLQEHEKSTQTVRKLESEKSAIQREMEPILAQKPLGPIASTMPLKLSTANNKIDNINTLLDLYSKKATASMFLEKQKQSVESIVSKFEGLLAKDGAIMDQPNSLQSRNQQLQLAYKDVASKKDELNKLGRELELTEQGARSLQKRFNEYCPDIRRQENEVKLLRNRYTNVNNQLQDRSALIKEATNKNQDFQNAAQSLDFFLVNLPNNAIKPTDDVAQITAKQNSQMKVVADIKKKSDDLDRVKYLSRDLQGVLNEYALKSNTYRSTLNDDNDDVDRAYDYDEPVLKKRQTSTMTQAVQRQEQQLLNLFSEVSAENNQRLSQLGIAKNMKAMNQEKVSQVVVNQQLQLQSQRKDLEESDSLKRELNEEIDRRLHAEKDLETYRKRFVSLKNRRGVQRLEEKEVVQYYRDPKLEEEIKSLKSQIQDEASKRSRNHSEIDIINIEIIKVEKQLVNIEPKLVTKQLTEYERDPQLDKEAIKMRDEMRKIKLELQTRDTEAVQVKTELTVLSQQKQKIRETVVKKEVVRLEKDPEMVKAVLTLKNNISEEELQCKLLNDSVFSTRSQINTLERVIPTIQPKIITKMVKQVQQDEELVEESKKLRIAIEEEKEENLILMKELSTLQQRYNEVDKLKAKVEIKEIINEIYRVDPETEVTLMRLKKELQDCCRNRADLETDMKTLIVTLTTLRAQKPKVEYKEVTQEVIKEEKSPEVTRELQRLNNQVSRLLVNYETTVELLTRLRKERDELKAEKSKVDIQLVNRELIKYENDPLLEKEADRLRRNVREEIQQRRSVEECVFDLQNQYIILERQKPEEKIVMQETVRLQKDPKQLLEHDKLNKNLDDEIKSRRKLELEVRQLRALLQEKEHTVAQMDDRQKKIQVESELRQIKSRILELENSPLPVEERIVVEEVLKVERDPNLEKLTDGLRIDRETEINNISRIQREIRNLRLKLEILQKEKSIEKVVYREVVRVEKDPAVEAEREHFRELVTQERNLRRDQEDNVQSLRLRITHLQSSQSVTSHEETALIANRDALQREKEDLFRQLKMLESDRQTITISFQQQSKLMSERNQNVRHRGLQMSSEIQRLENEILNEKDNVHQRDTLIIELLGTIKNEEQAETHTRETNLSTTITIMDPETGRDMSPYDAYLQGLIDRNQYIHLAELECDWEEMTSTGPDGDTTILRDRKSGKQYSVKDALRDGRLTQYDVSRYKDGKISISEFALLTAGETKKPVLPPVKIPRSPTRSSPASPLNSMSPSLRSSYPSLNNQRSGSLNNLSSSAGDEHFPISGIFDTTTESRMSVRSAVTRKLIDADTALRLLEAQAASGGIVDLSKKDKLSVHNAAERGLIDSSDMYKLLNAQKAFTGVEDPMTKDRLAVGPAAKKGYIPQENARRYMEAQYLTGGFVNPSQAGRLTVKEALAANIIDKTTAEELQNEASHTKELVDPITKEKISYKQAMDRCRRDVSTGLLLLPATSTDAATAPSYSNYRLSSSHNRY, from the exons ATGACGAGCAACAGCCCCATGAAGATCAGCAA GAGTCAGGCCACGGACCTGGCTGTGGTGGTTGCTCGCATGCAGAAGAATGCAGACCAGGTGGAGAAGAACATTCTGCAATCAGAGAAGCTGCTGGCAGTG GACACGGAGCGTGATGGGAAGAAGCAGACCCTCGTCCACCAGAAGGAGAACGCAGAAAACCTGGCTCAGGCCGAGGGGCTGCTGAAGGACCTCTTCATGGACGTGGACAAGGCCAAGAGGCTGCAGCACCCGCAGGTCGCCGAGATCGAGAGAGA TGTGAAAAATCTCCACGACCGCTGGGTGAAGGACTGTGGCGTCTACAGGGAGCTGTACGCCCAGGTGCCAGTCTTGGATACCAAACCAAAGATCGACTGGGGTCCTCTGCTGGAAGACAAACTG AAACGGTTAAAGGCGGACAGATATGGTCCCAGCCTGACTGACGTGGAGAAGCAGATTGCAGCGCACAACATCCTGCACCAGGAGATCGAGGCCTACAGCGCCCAGCTGCAGCCCAGCACCACCAGTTCAAAG gAGCAGTATGACGCCCTCAAAAAGAAACACGCCGAGCTTTAC GAGAGCTCCCGGCTGAGGCGCAGCGACCTGGCTTCTCTGTACGAGTacctgcagagctgcagcaaGGAGCTGGTCTACCTGTCGGGCCAGCAGGACAGAATCATACAGAGAGACTGGACTGACCGCATGGTCGACCCCCCAGGCGTCCGCATGGAGTATGAG AAATTCAAAAACAACGGCCTCCTAGCACATGAGACTGAGATCAACAAGCTGCAGGGGGAAGGAGATCGTCTTGTTGGGAACAAACACCCTGGCAGCTCAACAATAATG GCACACAGAGATGCTGTGCAGAATGAGTGGCAATCCTTCCTCAACTTGTGCCTTGCTCAGGAAACACACTTGGACAACGTTGGAGAGTACAAGAAG TTCCAGCTGGAAGCAGAGACATTGTCCGAGTCCCTGGAGAGGCTCAACTCCGCTATGCACCCAAAGTCGCTTGGTGGGAAGAGCAACCCTCATGTCCTGATGGCACTGGAG GGTGATGAACCAGCAATAAAGAGGAACGAGCAGCGCCTGGCTGCCCTCAGGGAACTCAGCAGCAACGTCGTGCCTCTGAAGTTACGCCGAATGAAGCCCACCAAAACCACCACTGCTGTGGCCCTGTGTGACTGGGCAGATGAGGAG GACACAGTGAGGCGTGGTGAGGAGCTAAGCCTGAAGTCCAACTCTGACAATAAGAACTGGGAGCTTCAGAGCAGCAGTGGGAAGACCAGAACGCtacctggggcctgtttcatgGTGCCTCCACCCGATGCTGAGGCGCTGGAGAAAGTAAACAG TCTGGACAGAGCGCTGACAGATCTGAAGAAGCGTAGATCTGCACTAATGGCCGCCTTGAAGAACTCCACGGTGGAGGTGGACCGCCCTCAGAATGTTG CCGCTGTTCAAAGTGTTCCAGACAGTCCCAGAGCTGCTGAGCTAGCCAGTGACCTAGACAAGCTCAACAAGGCCTTGGAACAGAGCGAGAAGGAAGTCCTGACCCGGCTCAGGGCTCCGCTGGACAACCAAAACCCCGCCCAAGACCTGGCAAACAGACTGCAAGAGCACGAG AAATCTACTCAGACTGTGAGGAAGCTGGAGTCTGAGAAGTCTGCGATccagagagagatggagccCATTCTGGCCCAGAAACCCCTGGGCCCCATTGCCTCCACAATGCCGCTCAAACTCAGCACTGCCAACAACAAGATTGATAACATCAACACCCTCCTCGATCTTTATAGCAAAAA AGCTACGGCCTCCATGTTCCtagagaagcagaagcagagtGTGGAAAGCATCGTCTCTAAGTTTGAAGGCTTGCTTGCTAAAGATGGCGCCATTATGGATCAACCGAACTCCCTCCAGAGCCGCaaccagcagctgcag CTTGCATATAAGGACGTCGCCTCAAAAAAGGATGAGTTGAATAAATTAGGCAGAGAGTTGGAACTGACAGAGCAAGGGGCCAGATCCTTGCAGAAGAGGTTCAATGAGTACTGTCCAGACATCCGCCGCCAGGAGAACGAGGTGAAACTGCTGAGGAACCGTTACACAAATGTCAACAATCAGCTCCAAGATAG GTCTGCACTCATAAAGGAAGCAACCAATAAAAACCAAGATTTCCAGAATGCTGCTCAGTCACTAGATTTCTTCTTGGTAAATCTTCCCAACAATGCAATCAAACCTACAGATGATGTGGCGCAGATAACAGCCAAGCAGAACTCCCAGATG AAAGTGGTTGCCGACATCAAGAAAAAATCGGACGATTTAGACCGTGTCAAGTACCTTTCCCGAGATCTGCAGGGTGTTTTGAAT GAGTATGCTCTTAAGTCAAACACCTACCGTAGCACCCTGAATGACGACAATGATGATGTCGATCGTGCTTATGACTATGATGAACCAGTCCTGAAGAAACGTCAAACTTCAACTATGACTCAGGCTGTACAGAGACAG GAACAACAGCTCCTGAACCTTTTCTCTGAGGTGTCTGCAGAAAACAACCAGCGACTCAGTCAGTTGGGGATAGCGAAGAACATGAAAGCCATG aatCAAGAGAAAGTCAGTCAAGTAGTGGTcaatcagcagctgcagctacAGAGCCAGAGAAAGGACTTGGAGGAGAGTGATAGTCTTAAAAGGGAATTAAATGAGGAGATTGACAGGCGCTTACATGCGGAAAAAGACCTGGAAACATACCGTAAAAGGTTTGTGTCTCTGAAGAATAGAAGAGGAGTGCAGCggttggaggagaaggaggtggtgcAGTACTACCGTGACCCTAAACTGGAAGAGGAAATAAAGTCCTTGAAAAGTCAAATCCAGGATGAAGCATCAAAAAGGTCAAGAAACCATTCAGAGATTGACATTATAAACATTGAGATTATCAAAGTAGAAAAACAGCTGGTGAATATCGAGCCGAAACTGGTGACCAAGCAGCTGACTGAATATGAGAGAGACCCACAGCTTGACAAAGAAGCCATCAAGATGAGAGATGAAATGCGCAAGATAAAACTAGAGCTCCAAACGAGAGATACGGAGGCCGTTCAGGTAAAAACCGAGCTCACGGTTCTGTCTCAGCAGAAACAAAAAATCAGGGAGACGGTGGTTAAGAAAGAAGTGGTGAGGCTTGAGAAGGATCCGGAGATGGTGAAAGCTGTTctcactttaaaaaataatatctCAGAAGAGGAACTCCAGTGTAAGTTGCTAAACGATAGTGTTTTTAGCACAAGGAGTCAGATAAACACACTGGAGAGGGTCATTCCCACAATCCAACCCAAGATAATCACCAAGATGGTGAAGCAGGTACAGCAAGATGAAGAACTGGTGGAAGAGTCAAAGAAACTACGAATAGCcatagaggaggagaaggaggagaatttGATCTTGATGAAGGAGCTGAGCACCTTGCAGCAACGTTACAATGAGGTGGACAAGCTCAAGGCTAAAGTCGAGATCAAGGAGATCATCAATGAGATCTACAGAGTTGATCCTGAGACAGAAGTTACGCTGATGCGTCTGAAGAAAGAGCTGCAAGATTGTTGCCGTAACCGCGCAGACCTGGAGACAGACATGAAGACACTGATAGTGACTCTCACCACCCTGCGCGCTCAGAAACCCAAGGTAGAGTACAAAGAGGTGACCCAGGAGGTgatcaaagaggagaagagCCCAGAGGTCACCAGGGAATTACAAAGGCTGAACAACCAAGTGTCCCGCCTGCTAGTCAACTATGAAACCACCGTGGAGCTGCTGACCCGCTTACGTAAAGAACGAGACGAGCTGAAAGCTGAGAAATCCAAGGTGGACATCCAGCTGGTCAATAGAGAGCTCATCAAATATGAAAATGATCCACTTCTCGAGAAAGAGGCTGACAGACTTCGGAGGAATGTAAGAGAAGAGATTCAACAACGTCGCAGTGTGGAGGAGTGTGTCTTTGACCTCCAGAACCAGTACATTATCCTTGAAAGGCAGAAGCCAGAGGAAAAGATTGTCATGCAGGAAACTGTGCGTCTTCAGAAAGACCCAAAGCAGTTACTGGAGCATGATAAGTTGAACAAGAACCtggatgatgaaataaaaagccGCAGAAAGCTTGAATTGGAGGTCCGGCAGCTCAGAGCTCTTCTTCAAGAAAAAGAGCACACTGTGGCTCAGATGGACGATCGCCAGAAGAAGATTCAAGTTGAGTCCGAGCTAAGGCAGATCAAATCCCGCATTCTGGAACTGGAAAACTCTCCATTGCCTGTTGAGGAAAGGATTGTCGTCGAGGAGGTCCTGAAAGTGGAGAGGGACCCTAATCTGGAAAAACTCACTGATGGTCTACGTATCGACAGGGAGACTGAGATCAACAATATCAGCAGGATACAGAGAGAAATACGCAACCTGAGGCTCAAGTTGGAAATCCTACAAAAGGAGAAGTCAATTGAGAAAGTTGTTTACAGAGAAGTTGTTCGTGTGGAGAAAGACCCGGCAGTGGAGGCTGAAAGGGAACATTTTAGAGAGCTCGTAACACAGGAAAGAAATCTCAGGCGTGACCAGGAGGATAACGTTCAGAGCCTTCGCCTCAGAATTACTCACCTGCAGTCATCACAGTCTGTAACTTCTCACGAGGAGACCGCTCTCATCGCCAACAGGGatgctctgcagagagagaaggaggattTGTTCCGACAGCTCAAAATGCTGGAGTCTGACAGACAGACCATCACCATATCGTTCCAGCAACAGTCAAAGCTGATGAGTGAGAGAAACCAAAATGTACGGCATAGAGGCCTCCAAATGTCCAGTGAGATCCAGCGGCTGGAGAACGAAATCCTCAATGAAAAAGACAATGTACACCAGAGAGATACACTCATCATCGAGCTGCTAGGCACCATCAAGAATGAGGAACAGGCTGAGACTCACACCAGGGAGACAAATCTTTCAACAACCATCACCATCATGGATCCAGAAACAGGTAGAGACATGTCTCCCTACGATGCCTACTTGCAGGGACTAATTGATCGCAACCAATACATTCACCTCGCAGAGTTAGAGTGCGACTGGGAGGAAATGACTTCGACTGGTCCAGATGGGGACACAACGATTCTGCGGGATCGTAAAAGTGGGAAGCAGTACTCCGTCAAGGATGCTCTCAGGGATGGTCGCTTGACCCAATACGATGTGTCGCGCTACAAGGATGGGAAAATATCCATTTCTGAGTTTGCCCTCCTCACTGCAGGGGAAACCAAAAAGCCCGTCCTCCCTCCAGTAAAAATCCCAAGATCACCCACCAGAAGCAGCCCAGCCAGTCCCTTGAACTCCATGTCCCCCTCCTTGAGGTCCTCTTATCCCAGCCTCAACAATCAGCGCAGTGGCAGTTTGAACAACCTCAGTTCTTCAGCAGGTGATGAGCATTTCCCTATCTCTGGCATTTTCGACACCACCACTGAAAGCCGCATGTCTGTGCGAAGCGCCGTGACCCGCAAACTCATTGATGCCGACACGGCTCTGAGGCTGCTAGAGGCGCAAGCAGCCTCCGGGGGAATTGTTGATCTCTCCAAGAAGGACAAACTGTCTGTCCACAATGCAGCTGAACGCGGTCTCATCGACTCGAGTGACATGTACAAGCTTCTGAATGCCCAGAAAGCTTTCACCGGGGTTGAAGATCCCATGACCAAAGACCGTCTCGCAGTGGGACCGGCTGCAAAGAAAGGGTATATTCCCCAGGAAAATGCCAGGAGGTACATGGAGGCGCAGTACCTGACCGGTGGGTTCGTGAATCCTTCCCAGGCAGGCCGCCTAACGGTCAAAGAAGCTCTCGCTGCTAATATTATTGACAAAACAACCGCTGAGGAGCTGCAAAATGAAGCATCTCACACGAAAGAGCTGGTTGATCCCATTACTAAAGAGAAGATATCTTACAAGCAGGCGATGGATAGGTGTAGGAGAGACGTCAGCACaggcctcctgctgcttcctgccACCTCTACTGATGCTGCAACTGCCCCGTCATACTCAAACTATCGTCTCAGCTCCTCCCACAACAGATATTAG
- the ddx5 gene encoding probable ATP-dependent RNA helicase DDX5 isoform X2, translated as MPGYSDRDRGRDRDRGYGGSGGPPRFGGNRGGGGGGGGGGKFGNPGERLRKKIWNLDELPKFEKNFYQQHPDVARRSPQDVENYRRAKVITFKGRDCPNPIAKFHEAAFPSYVMDVINKLNWTEPTPIQAQGWPLALSGKDMVGIAQTGSGKTLSYLLPAIVHINHQPFLERGDGPICLVLAPTRELAQQVQQVAAEYGRASRLKSTCIYGGAPKGPQIRDLERGVEICIATPGRLIDFLEAGKTNLRRCTYLVLDEADRMLDMGFEPQIRKIVDQIRPDRQTLMWSATWPKEVRQLAEDFLKEYVQINVGALQLSANHNILQIVDVCNDGEKENKLIRLLEEIMSEKENKTIIFVETKRRCDDLTRRMRRDGWPAMGIHGDKSQQERDWVLNEFKYGKAPILIATDVASRGLDVEDVKFVINFDYPNNSEDYIHRIGRTARSQKTGTAYTFFTPNNMRQASDLISVLREANQAINPKLLQMAEDRGGKSNWSFKGRQRW; from the exons ATGCCTGGCTATTCCGACAGAGACCGCGGCAGGGATAGAGATAGAGG CTATGGTGGCAGCGGCGGACCCCCCCGCTTTGGAGGGAACCGaggtggcggtggaggaggtggaggaggaggaaagttcGGCAATCCCGGCGAACGGCTGCGTAAGAAAATATGGAACCTCGACGAGCTCCCAAAGTTTGAGAAAAACTTTTACCAACAGCATCCAGATGTTGCCCGCAGGTCTCCG CAAGACGTTGAAAATTATAGGAGGGCTAAAGTAATCACATTTAAGGGAAGAGACTGTCCAAATCCGATTGCCAAATTCCACGAGGCCGCCTTTCCAT CTTATGTGATGGATGTGATCAACAAATTGAACTGGACTGAACCAACACCCATTCAGGCTCAAGGCTGGCCCCTAGCCCTTAGTGGGAAAGATATGGTCGGCATTGCACAGACCGGTTCAGGAAAGACACTTTCC TATTTGTTGCCTGCAATTGTGCACATCAACCACCAGCCTTTCCTGGAACGTGGAGATGGCCCCATC TGCTTAGTGTTGGCGCCAACCCGTGAGCTGGCACAGCAGGtgcaacaggtggctgcagagTATGGCAGAGCTTCTCGGCTGAAGTCTACCTGCATCTACGGTGGAGCACCCAAGGGACCACAGATTCGTGACCTGGAAAGGG GTGTGGAGATCTGCATTGCCACTCCAGGAAGGCTCATCGACTTCCTTGAGGCCGGAAAAACGAACCTCCGTCGGTGCACTTACCTTGTGCTGGATGAGGCAGACAGAATGCTCGACATGGGCTTTGAGCCTCAGATCCGGAAAATCGTGGATCAAATCAGG CCTGACCGCCAGACTCTGATGTGGAGTGCCACTTGGCCCAAAGAGGTGCGTCAGCTGGCAGAGGACTTCCTGAAGGAGTACGTCCAGATAAATGTTGGGGCCCTGCAGCTCAGTGCCAACCACAACATTCTGCAGATTGTAGACGTCTGTAATGATGGCGAGAAAGAGAACAA actCATCCGTCTGCTTGAGGAAATCATGAGTGAGAAGGAGAACAAGACGATCATCTTTGTAGAGACGAAGAGGCGCTGTGATGATCTCACCAGGAGGATGAGAAGGGATGG GTGGCCTGCTATGGGAATCCATGGAGATAAAAGCCAACAGGAAAGAGACTGGGTTCTCAATG AGTTCAAATATGGAAAAGCTCCAATACTCATTGCTACAGATGTTGCCTCCAGAGGTCTAG ATGTTGAAGATGTGAAATTTGTCATCAACTTTGACTACCCGAACAACTCTGAGGACTATATCCACCGCATTGGCCGAACAGCTCGTAGCCAAAAGACAGGCACAGCTTACACCTTCTTCACTCCGAACAACATGAGGCAGGCCAGCGACCTCATCTCTGTGCTCCGCGAGGCCAACCAGGCGATCAACCCTAAGCTCCTCCAAATGGCGGAAGACAGAGGAGGTAAATCTAATTG GTCGTTCAAGGGGCGGCAGAGGTGGTGA